A DNA window from Engraulis encrasicolus isolate BLACKSEA-1 chromosome 3, IST_EnEncr_1.0, whole genome shotgun sequence contains the following coding sequences:
- the LOC134445879 gene encoding aquaporin-3-like: MGKQKQFLEKMSRTFQIRNLLLRQALAECLGTLILVMFGCGAVAQVQLSNGKFGIFLTINFAFGFAAMLGILVCGQVSGGHLNPAVTFALCLMGRERWRKFPVYFLAQTIGSFLGAAIIFGLYYDALWDFAGKVPDQLLVVGEKATAGIFATYPGKHLEIVNGFFDQTIGTAALIVCILAIVDPHNNAIPRGLEAFTVGFAVLVIGLSMGFNSGYAVNPARDLGPRLFTAIAGWGPEVFTAYKCWFLVPIFAPFIGATIGVMVYQLMVGFHVEGEMRDKAEASIEEAVKLNDVTTTKGDKNGTLA; the protein is encoded by the exons ATGGGCAAGCAGAAGCAGTTCCTGGAGAAAATGTCCCGCACCTTTCAGATCCGCAACCTGTTGCTCAGACAGGCCCTGGCTGAATGTCTCGGTACCCTCATTCTGGTG ATGTTTGGCTGTGGCGCCGTGGCACAGGTGCAGCTGAGCAACGGCAAATTCGGCATCTTCCTCACCATCAACTTCGCCTTTGGCTTCGCCGCCATGCTGGGAATCTTGGTGTGCGGCCAGGTATCAG GTGGGCATCTGAACCCTGCCGTGACGTTTGCTCTATGCCTcatgggtagagagagatggaggaagttcCCGGTGTATTTCTTGGCCCAGACTATTGGATCGTTCCTCGGTGCCGCAATAATCTTCGGTCTCTATTATG ATGCCCTGTGGGACTTTGCTGGGAAGGTGCCTGACCAACTGCTGGTTGTGGGGGAAAAGGCCACAGCGGGAATATTTGCAACGTATCCCGGCAAGCATCTGGAGATTGTTAACGGCTTCTTTGACCAG ACCATTGGCACCGCTGCATTGATCGTCTGCATCCTGGCTATCGTAGACCCTCATAATAATGCTATCCCCCGGGGCCTGGAGGCCTTCACCGTTGGCTTTGCCGTCCTGGTCATCGGCCTGTCCATGGGCTTCAACTCCGGCTATGCCGTCAACCCGGCTCGTGACCTGGGGCCGCGTCTGTTCACCGCCATCGCAGGATGGGGACCAGAGGTGTTTAC GGCATACAAATGTTGGTTCCTGGTGCCCATCTTTGCCCCGTTCATCGGTGCCACTATCGGCGTGATGGTGTACCAGCTGATGGTGGGCTTCCACGTGGAGGGCGAGATGAGAGACAAGGCTGAGGCTAGCATCGAGGAGGCCGTCAAGCTGAACGACGTCACTACCACCAAAGGCGACAAGAACGGCACACTTGCATAA